A window from Neobacillus sp. PS3-40 encodes these proteins:
- a CDS encoding cysteine desulfurase family protein — translation MERIYLDHAATTPMHPKVAEKMLEVMKSNFGNPSSIHSFGRDARYLLDQSRETIAKSIGAKESEIIFTSGGTEADNMALFGVAESYQHQGKHIITTQVEHHAVLHACQKLERMGFEVTYLPVDETGRISLEDFKSALKDDTILVSIMYGNNEVGTLQPIKDIGHLLKEHQAILHTDAVQAYGIENINVNESFIDLLSVSAHKVNGPKGTGFLFARENVKLVPRSFGGDQERKRRAGTEDIASIIGLSEAVLIAQEERSTKREKFKEFKDLLINELQTQKIKFNVNGSLENSMPHVLNLSFPDTNVESMLVNLDLAGIAVSSGSACTAGSIKPSHVLVAMFGNESERLINSIRFSFGLNTTKEQILRVAHELVRIVTRLKK, via the coding sequence ATGGAACGTATTTACCTTGACCATGCTGCAACAACGCCGATGCATCCAAAAGTTGCAGAAAAAATGCTTGAAGTGATGAAATCAAATTTTGGTAATCCGTCAAGCATCCATTCGTTTGGAAGGGATGCTCGCTATTTATTAGACCAATCTCGAGAAACTATAGCAAAGAGTATCGGTGCAAAGGAATCAGAAATTATTTTTACAAGTGGGGGAACAGAAGCAGATAATATGGCATTGTTTGGTGTTGCAGAAAGCTACCAACATCAAGGAAAACATATCATTACGACACAGGTTGAACATCATGCTGTCCTCCATGCCTGTCAAAAGCTTGAAAGAATGGGCTTTGAAGTAACCTATTTACCTGTAGATGAAACGGGAAGAATATCACTAGAAGATTTTAAGTCTGCTTTAAAAGATGATACAATTCTCGTTTCAATTATGTATGGTAATAATGAAGTAGGGACCTTACAGCCAATAAAGGATATTGGCCATTTGTTAAAGGAACATCAAGCTATATTACACACGGATGCTGTCCAAGCATATGGTATTGAAAATATTAATGTGAATGAAAGCTTCATTGATTTATTATCAGTATCAGCTCATAAAGTAAACGGACCAAAGGGAACAGGCTTCCTCTTTGCACGGGAAAATGTTAAGTTAGTTCCTCGTTCATTTGGAGGAGATCAGGAACGGAAAAGACGAGCAGGAACTGAAGATATTGCGTCGATTATAGGGCTAAGTGAAGCTGTTTTGATTGCTCAAGAGGAGCGTTCGACGAAAAGAGAAAAGTTTAAAGAATTTAAGGACTTGTTAATCAATGAACTTCAAACACAAAAAATTAAATTTAACGTAAACGGATCACTTGAAAATTCTATGCCGCATGTATTAAACTTAAGTTTTCCTGACACAAATGTGGAGTCTATGCTTGTGAACCTTGATTTAGCTGGAATTGCTGTATCTAGCGGCTCTGCTTGTACTGCAGGTTCGATTAAACCCTCCCATGTCCTTGTTGCAATGTTTGGAAATGAATCAGAGCGGCTTATCAATTCGATTCGTTTTAGTTTTGGCTTAAACACTACAAAAGAGCAAATTCTAAGAGTTGCTCATGAACTAGTGCGAATTGTTACACGCTTGAAAAAATAG